One region of Parerythrobacter jejuensis genomic DNA includes:
- a CDS encoding DUF1800 domain-containing protein: protein MTSASIALNRFGLGAQGVQSAPDRPRVWLLDQLSEFDPAPRPIAARPTGADAAKDFLAYRAAQRNARRGQRDLTSLEDASDGLRQVLRGYFRGARQSYIADVGARAQAAVESNAPFVERMVHFWSNHFTVSVAKRQASAFAGPYEFGAIRPHVLGKFGDMLRATALHPAMLLYLDQLQSVGPNSVGARFRNGRRRDPNQNQVGLNENLAREIFELHTLGVDGGYAQSDVTEFARALTGFTLAGLPFLRNAIELGNGVAFADLVHEPGSRTIMGQTYRQSGGEQALAILSDLSRHPATARHIATKLARHFSSDDPPPSLVTRLETVFLETDGDLPSLYRTLIEAPEPWQNGAMKFRTPWEWSIASLRATGTTGINPRIFTGMQSELGQVVWGAPSPAGYPDLAKDWAAPDALVRRIEVAARIAGNARPSSVPTLARNLFPDSLGEPTATAIARAESPRQGLALLLSSPEMMRR from the coding sequence ATGACCTCTGCATCGATTGCCCTGAACCGCTTTGGCCTCGGCGCTCAAGGCGTGCAAAGCGCTCCGGATCGGCCGCGCGTATGGCTGCTCGACCAGCTGTCAGAATTCGATCCTGCACCAAGGCCAATCGCGGCGCGCCCTACAGGCGCCGACGCAGCCAAGGATTTCCTCGCCTATCGTGCAGCGCAGCGCAATGCCCGGCGCGGCCAGCGCGATCTGACATCTCTGGAAGATGCGTCCGATGGTCTGCGACAAGTCCTGCGCGGATATTTTCGCGGTGCCCGGCAAAGCTACATTGCCGATGTCGGCGCTCGCGCCCAGGCCGCAGTTGAGAGCAACGCGCCCTTCGTGGAGCGGATGGTGCACTTCTGGTCGAACCACTTCACGGTCTCTGTCGCAAAACGGCAAGCCTCGGCCTTCGCCGGCCCCTATGAATTTGGGGCCATCCGTCCGCATGTACTGGGCAAGTTTGGCGATATGCTGCGTGCCACGGCTCTCCACCCGGCAATGCTGCTTTATCTCGACCAGCTCCAGTCAGTCGGCCCTAACAGCGTCGGTGCGCGGTTCCGCAACGGTCGCAGGCGCGATCCCAATCAGAACCAGGTCGGCCTGAACGAGAATCTGGCCCGCGAAATCTTCGAATTGCATACGCTGGGGGTAGATGGCGGATACGCGCAATCAGATGTGACAGAATTCGCCCGCGCGCTGACCGGATTTACCCTGGCTGGCCTGCCTTTCCTGCGCAATGCCATCGAACTGGGCAACGGGGTCGCCTTCGCCGATCTGGTTCATGAGCCCGGGAGCCGCACAATCATGGGCCAGACCTATCGCCAATCCGGCGGAGAGCAGGCCCTCGCCATACTATCCGACCTTTCCCGCCATCCAGCTACCGCGCGACATATCGCAACCAAGCTGGCACGCCATTTCAGCAGCGACGATCCGCCCCCTTCCCTGGTCACGCGACTCGAGACCGTCTTCCTCGAAACGGATGGCGATTTGCCGAGTCTGTATCGCACGCTGATCGAGGCGCCAGAGCCATGGCAGAACGGAGCTATGAAGTTCAGAACACCGTGGGAGTGGTCCATTGCGTCGCTCCGCGCCACTGGCACAACCGGAATCAATCCGCGCATCTTTACCGGTATGCAGTCGGAGTTGGGGCAAGTGGTCTGGGGCGCGCCTTCGCCCGCCGGCTATCCCGACTTGGCCAAGGATTGGGCAGCCCCGGATGCGCTGGTCCGCCGGATAGAAGTGGCGGCGCGGATTGCGGGGAACGCCCGGCCATCCAGCGTGCCGACCCTGGCCCGAAATCTGTTCCCCGATAGTCTGGGCGAACCGACTGCAACCGCAATCGCCCGCGCCGAGAGCCCGCGTCAAGGCCTCGCCCTCCTGTTGTCGTCCCCCGAAATGATGCGGAGATGA
- a CDS encoding polysaccharide deacetylase family protein, whose product MQRLPPPGNLATFKEGFAPRTLLTVDTEEEFDWDGPFSATGYGLDHVRNIARFQEFCENIDVSPVYLIDWPIAESSRAQEIIGDACARGKAEIGIQLHPWVNPPFEEEVNAFNSYAGNLPGDLEREKFLRLRDAIEANFKAVPQIYRAGRYGTGPSTAKILKQAGIAVDTSVRSKFNYARGHGPDYGLHPLKPWWVGDDQRLLELPVTSVFWGLLRKQADWIHPLADKSDTLSGALAKMGLLERIALTPEGVSIDEALRGVDIAIDDGLPIIVLSFHSPSLAAGHTPYVRTEADVDGLYAWFRAVYDYFKQRGVAPTTVKEIMTNVEV is encoded by the coding sequence ATGCAACGACTGCCCCCTCCCGGTAATCTCGCGACTTTCAAGGAAGGGTTCGCGCCGCGCACCCTCCTGACAGTCGACACCGAAGAGGAATTTGATTGGGACGGCCCGTTCAGTGCCACCGGATACGGGTTGGACCACGTGCGCAATATCGCCCGGTTCCAGGAATTCTGCGAGAATATCGACGTTTCGCCGGTCTATCTCATCGACTGGCCCATCGCGGAATCGAGCCGGGCGCAAGAGATTATCGGTGATGCGTGCGCACGCGGCAAAGCCGAGATCGGCATCCAACTGCACCCATGGGTAAACCCGCCCTTCGAAGAAGAGGTCAACGCCTTCAACAGCTACGCTGGCAACCTGCCCGGCGACCTGGAGAGAGAAAAGTTCCTTCGCTTGCGCGATGCAATTGAAGCCAATTTCAAGGCCGTACCCCAAATCTATCGCGCCGGACGCTATGGCACCGGGCCCTCAACCGCGAAGATACTCAAACAGGCGGGCATCGCGGTCGACACCTCGGTTCGCTCGAAATTCAACTATGCCAGGGGTCACGGCCCCGACTACGGCCTTCATCCGCTCAAACCATGGTGGGTTGGCGACGATCAGCGACTCCTCGAGCTGCCGGTCACGTCGGTTTTCTGGGGCTTGTTGCGCAAGCAGGCCGACTGGATTCACCCGCTGGCCGACAAGTCCGATACGCTGTCCGGCGCACTGGCCAAGATGGGCTTGCTGGAACGGATCGCGCTGACACCAGAGGGCGTTTCCATCGATGAAGCTCTGCGCGGCGTCGACATCGCGATCGACGATGGTTTGCCGATTATCGTGTTGTCATTTCACAGCCCCTCGCTTGCTGCGGGCCATACGCCCTATGTCCGGACCGAAGCAGATGTCGACGGGCTCTACGCCTGGTTTCGCGCGGTTTACGACTACTTCAAGCAACGCGGCGTGGCCCCGACCACGGTCAAAGAAATCATGACCAATGTCGAAGTGTGA